A genomic region of Halopelagius longus contains the following coding sequences:
- a CDS encoding winged helix-turn-helix transcriptional regulator, protein MDRTDTERAEFFRTLFEELPAPAVDVDAKADFFNFLGRAHMISILHFFAVDPGPWRFNELRKHLDVPPTTLTDRLRELTAAGLVNRRSYDEIPPRVEYSATERSIALKPTFRCLSLWVEQHDWEH, encoded by the coding sequence ATGGACCGTACCGACACCGAACGAGCGGAGTTCTTCAGAACGCTATTCGAGGAACTCCCAGCACCAGCGGTCGATGTCGATGCGAAGGCCGATTTTTTCAACTTCCTCGGGAGGGCACATATGATATCGATTCTTCACTTCTTCGCAGTCGACCCCGGGCCGTGGCGGTTCAACGAACTGCGCAAGCATCTCGACGTACCGCCGACGACGCTGACGGACAGACTCCGAGAGTTGACGGCCGCGGGTCTCGTGAACCGTCGGTCCTACGACGAGATCCCGCCGCGTGTCGAATACAGTGCAACCGAGAGATCGATTGCCCTCAAGCCGACGTTCAGGTGTTTGAGCCTCTGGGTGGAGCAACACGACTGGGAGCACTGA
- a CDS encoding Mrp/NBP35 family ATP-binding protein, producing the protein MDDEAVRDRLRGVEDPDLGDDIVSLGLVNAVEVDEEAGVARISLALGAPYSPTESDIAADVREALADTGLDVELTAAVPSDLSADETVLPGVKNIIAVASGKGGVGKSTVAVNLAAGLSQLGAKVGLFDADVYGPNVPRMVAADEAPQATESESIIPPERYGVKLMSMAFLVGEDDPVIWRGPMVHKILTQLVEDVEWGELDYMVLDLPPGTGDTQLTILQTLPLTGAVIVTTPQDVAVDDARKGLRMFGKHDTNVLGIVENMSTFVCPDCGGEHDIFGTGGGEAFAAENEMPFLGSLPLDPAVRTGGDGGEPVVLDENSDTADAFRRMTENVADMTGVVRRREAMRR; encoded by the coding sequence ATGGACGACGAAGCGGTACGCGACCGTCTCAGGGGCGTCGAGGACCCGGACCTCGGCGACGATATCGTCTCGCTCGGACTCGTCAACGCCGTCGAGGTGGACGAGGAGGCGGGCGTCGCCCGCATCTCCCTCGCCCTCGGCGCGCCGTACTCGCCGACCGAGAGCGACATCGCCGCGGACGTTCGGGAGGCCCTCGCGGACACCGGCCTCGACGTCGAACTCACGGCCGCCGTCCCGTCGGACCTCTCGGCGGACGAGACGGTGTTGCCGGGCGTGAAGAACATCATCGCCGTCGCCTCGGGGAAGGGCGGCGTCGGCAAGTCCACCGTCGCCGTCAACCTCGCGGCCGGACTCTCGCAGTTGGGCGCGAAGGTCGGCCTGTTCGACGCCGACGTGTACGGACCGAACGTCCCTCGGATGGTCGCCGCCGACGAGGCGCCGCAGGCCACCGAATCGGAGAGCATCATCCCCCCGGAGCGGTACGGGGTGAAACTCATGTCGATGGCCTTCCTCGTCGGCGAGGACGACCCGGTCATCTGGCGCGGCCCGATGGTCCACAAGATCCTGACCCAACTCGTCGAGGACGTAGAATGGGGCGAACTCGACTACATGGTGCTCGACTTACCGCCGGGGACGGGCGACACGCAGTTGACCATCCTCCAGACGCTCCCGCTTACCGGCGCGGTCATCGTCACGACGCCGCAGGACGTGGCGGTGGACGACGCCCGGAAGGGACTCCGCATGTTCGGCAAACACGACACCAACGTCCTCGGCATCGTCGAGAACATGTCCACGTTCGTCTGCCCCGACTGCGGGGGCGAACACGACATCTTCGGGACGGGCGGCGGCGAGGCGTTCGCCGCCGAGAACGAGATGCCGTTCCTCGGCTCTCTGCCCCTCGACCCGGCGGTCCGAACCGGCGGCGACGGCGGCGAACCCGTCGTCTTAGACGAGAACAGCGACACGGCGGACGCCTTCCGCCGGATGACCGAGAACGTCGCGGACATGACCGGCGTCGTCCGCCGGCGCGAGGCGATGCGACGATGA
- a CDS encoding type B DNA-directed DNA polymerase — protein sequence MPFAFDFDDGAVVEWSKTPDGVESRRVTDYAPAMYLAGPEEALESLESPVAARGDVAAVSWDRKFTGLDADERALVLRIEAKDPRGVPALAGGVRESLLADLPPGRVRAYDVDLAPGFRYCLDTGASPAPAEPLETVRFDLPEKALADGDLSALSVDGSEAATERDALDVAAARLDERDPDVLVVSDAGVLSLLAERAVDFGADVPLGRRPGLERLAGENTVESYGRVLHSPARYAVPGRAVVDVGSSFLWAESRLDGLLYLVERSWRPLSEAAWASIGTVLTSMQTREARARDVLVPWNKRRPESFKSVETLHAADRGGFTFDPEVGLHENVVEVDFASLYPRIICEYNVSPDTVLCDCHAGRSDVPELGYNVCDERGFLADVLEPLLEDRRDLKDEARAAEAAGDEERAAAARHRAGAIKWVLVSCFGYQGYRNAKFGRIECHEAINAVARDLLLRAKETAEEAGWRVVHGIVDSLWVTRDAADADPPEEIAARVSEAADVPLEVEDAYEWVCFVPKRGSNRGALTRYFGKVADRDEYKVRGIEARQRSTPAFVEEVQRELIEAVGRHRAPEPVCDRLARHRARLRRGDVSAEELARTARVSRPAGEYRRDTLVAAAVRRAERRGLSRAPGQDVRYVVTDADGDGIDRVRLDFEAPSDYDAAFYDDALLRAAESVLSPFGWDRGRIRRYLRPGRDATLAAFE from the coding sequence GTGCCGTTCGCGTTCGACTTCGACGACGGGGCGGTGGTGGAGTGGTCGAAGACGCCCGACGGCGTCGAGTCCCGCCGGGTGACCGACTACGCGCCGGCGATGTACCTCGCCGGTCCGGAGGAGGCGCTCGAATCGCTCGAATCGCCCGTCGCCGCCCGCGGCGACGTGGCGGCCGTCTCGTGGGACCGGAAGTTCACCGGCCTCGACGCCGACGAACGCGCCCTCGTCCTCCGAATCGAGGCGAAGGACCCCCGCGGCGTCCCCGCACTCGCCGGCGGCGTCCGAGAATCGCTCCTCGCCGACCTACCGCCGGGCCGAGTGCGCGCGTACGACGTGGACCTCGCGCCCGGATTCCGGTACTGCCTCGACACGGGAGCGTCCCCCGCGCCCGCCGAACCGCTCGAAACCGTCCGGTTCGACCTGCCCGAGAAGGCCCTCGCCGACGGCGACCTCTCGGCGCTCTCGGTCGACGGGTCCGAGGCGGCGACGGAGCGCGACGCCCTCGACGTCGCCGCGGCGCGACTCGACGAACGCGACCCGGACGTCCTCGTGGTCAGCGACGCCGGCGTCCTTTCGCTCCTCGCCGAACGCGCCGTCGATTTCGGCGCCGACGTCCCCCTCGGCCGCCGACCCGGCCTCGAACGCCTCGCCGGGGAGAACACCGTCGAGAGTTACGGGCGCGTCCTCCACTCGCCCGCGCGGTACGCGGTTCCGGGGCGCGCCGTCGTCGACGTCGGGAGCAGTTTCCTCTGGGCGGAGTCCCGCCTCGACGGCCTGCTCTATCTGGTCGAGCGTTCGTGGCGTCCGCTCTCCGAGGCGGCGTGGGCCAGCATCGGTACCGTCCTCACGTCGATGCAGACGCGGGAGGCGCGCGCCCGAGACGTCCTCGTCCCGTGGAACAAGCGCCGCCCGGAGTCGTTCAAGTCTGTCGAGACGCTCCACGCCGCCGACCGCGGCGGGTTCACCTTCGACCCCGAGGTTGGCCTGCACGAGAACGTCGTCGAAGTGGACTTCGCCTCGCTGTACCCCCGCATCATCTGCGAGTACAACGTCAGCCCGGATACGGTCCTCTGCGACTGCCACGCCGGTCGGTCGGACGTACCCGAACTGGGGTACAACGTCTGCGACGAGCGCGGATTCCTCGCGGACGTCCTCGAACCGTTGCTCGAAGACCGGCGCGACCTGAAAGACGAGGCGCGCGCGGCGGAGGCGGCGGGTGACGAGGAACGCGCGGCGGCGGCCCGTCACCGCGCGGGCGCCATCAAGTGGGTCCTCGTCTCCTGTTTCGGCTATCAGGGCTACCGGAACGCGAAGTTCGGCCGAATCGAGTGCCACGAGGCCATCAACGCCGTCGCCCGCGACCTCCTCCTGCGGGCGAAGGAGACGGCCGAGGAGGCGGGGTGGCGGGTCGTCCACGGAATCGTGGACAGCCTGTGGGTGACGCGCGACGCCGCCGACGCCGACCCGCCGGAGGAGATTGCCGCGCGCGTCAGCGAGGCGGCCGACGTTCCCTTGGAGGTCGAAGACGCCTACGAGTGGGTCTGTTTCGTCCCCAAGCGCGGGTCGAATCGCGGCGCACTCACGCGCTACTTCGGGAAGGTGGCGGACAGAGACGAGTACAAGGTCCGCGGCATCGAGGCGCGCCAGCGGAGCACCCCCGCGTTCGTCGAAGAGGTCCAGCGAGAACTGATAGAGGCCGTTGGGCGGCACCGCGCGCCCGAACCCGTCTGCGACAGGCTGGCGCGCCACCGCGCCCGCCTCCGCCGCGGCGACGTCTCCGCGGAGGAACTCGCCCGCACCGCGCGCGTCTCGCGCCCCGCCGGGGAGTACCGTCGGGATACGCTCGTCGCCGCGGCCGTCCGTCGCGCCGAACGACGCGGCCTGTCGCGGGCGCCCGGACAGGACGTCCGCTACGTCGTCACCGACGCCGACGGGGACGGTATCGACCGGGTGCGTCTCGACTTCGAGGCGCCGAGCGACTACGACGCGGCGTTCTACGACGACGCCCTCCTCCGCGCCGCCGAGAGCGTCCTCTCGCCGTTCGGGTGGGACCGCGGGCGGATACGGCGCTACCTCCGGCCGGGCCGGGACGCGACGCTCGCGGCGTTCGAATGA
- a CDS encoding uracil-DNA glycosylase → MDAECTNCPELCETRTSIAHGYGDVGAEFLFVGEHPSEGADRTGVPFTGDEEGERLQRILGELGFSRSDPDAEEPDLQNVFLTYLTRCRHPERPPTDDEIRTCEPYLNAEVRMINPEIIVPVGQRALEALAIDYTTRRPDSFDVEAEHATTIRGRGFELVPMVGLDRQTDDQTEAFVEHLVENVFSRDYRQTKGRRGR, encoded by the coding sequence ATGGACGCCGAGTGCACGAACTGCCCGGAACTCTGCGAGACGCGAACGTCTATCGCCCACGGGTACGGCGACGTGGGCGCGGAGTTCCTCTTCGTCGGGGAACACCCGAGCGAAGGGGCGGACCGCACGGGCGTCCCCTTCACCGGCGACGAGGAAGGCGAGAGGCTTCAGCGAATCCTCGGGGAGTTGGGCTTCTCGCGTTCCGACCCCGACGCCGAGGAACCCGACCTCCAGAACGTCTTTCTGACCTATCTCACTCGGTGTCGGCATCCCGAACGCCCGCCGACCGACGACGAGATACGGACCTGTGAACCGTACCTCAACGCCGAGGTGCGGATGATAAACCCCGAGATTATCGTCCCCGTCGGGCAACGCGCCCTCGAAGCACTCGCTATCGACTATACGACGCGCCGCCCGGACAGTTTCGACGTCGAGGCTGAACACGCGACGACCATCCGGGGCCGGGGCTTCGAACTCGTGCCGATGGTCGGACTCGACAGACAGACCGACGACCAGACGGAGGCGTTCGTCGAACACCTCGTGGAGAACGTCTTCTCGCGGGACTACCGGCAGACGAAGGGCCGCCGCGGTCGGTAA
- a CDS encoding HalOD1 output domain-containing protein, which produces MDDHPERRRYYPDDEDIALSEVVLEAVQAHENASFEDDEFPLYDHIHPDAIDMLFKDTSGVDVSVRIHLTNVTVSLWSDGGVDIRVTDNID; this is translated from the coding sequence ATGGACGACCATCCCGAACGCCGACGATACTATCCCGACGACGAGGATATCGCGCTCAGCGAAGTCGTACTCGAGGCCGTCCAAGCACACGAGAACGCGTCGTTCGAGGACGACGAGTTCCCCCTCTACGACCACATCCACCCCGACGCCATCGACATGCTGTTCAAAGACACGTCCGGCGTCGACGTGAGCGTCCGGATTCACCTCACGAACGTTACCGTGAGTCTCTGGAGCGACGGCGGCGTCGACATCCGCGTCACCGACAACATCGATTAG
- a CDS encoding TIGR04282 family arsenosugar biosynthesis glycosyltransferase, translated as MTVVAVLADPPRPGLVLPELAETSPLTEDEAAELYAALLKDTMSAVERSGGELLVNYRPEDLLPEEHAETGESAAEAEVRALAADALEDPSSVRYEVQVGSSFSARAGNTATHLLREEGVQSVAVVRGTAPFLFRSTVDSAAMKLRSNSVVLGPSSRGRTYYAGFSEPVDYAEAFRTPELETLVTRANDAGLDTGFMEMQPSVERGEDLQSVVPMVRARWQASRIVPAHTAEFVVERGLRVVSEDGTPTLVAD; from the coding sequence ATGACAGTCGTCGCCGTTCTCGCGGACCCCCCGCGACCGGGTCTCGTCCTGCCGGAACTCGCCGAGACGAGCCCGCTGACCGAGGACGAGGCCGCCGAACTCTACGCCGCGCTGCTGAAAGACACGATGAGCGCCGTCGAACGCTCCGGCGGCGAACTCCTCGTCAACTACCGACCCGAGGACCTCCTTCCCGAAGAGCACGCGGAGACGGGCGAGTCGGCCGCCGAGGCGGAGGTTCGCGCCCTCGCCGCCGACGCGCTCGAAGACCCCAGTTCCGTCCGGTACGAGGTGCAGGTCGGCTCGTCCTTCTCGGCGCGTGCGGGCAACACGGCGACGCACCTCCTCCGCGAGGAGGGCGTCCAGTCCGTCGCCGTCGTCCGCGGCACCGCCCCGTTCCTCTTCCGTTCGACCGTCGACTCCGCGGCGATGAAACTGCGGAGCAACTCGGTCGTCCTCGGCCCGTCGTCGCGGGGTCGGACGTACTACGCGGGGTTCTCCGAGCCCGTGGACTACGCCGAGGCGTTCCGGACGCCCGAACTGGAGACGTTGGTCACCCGCGCGAACGACGCCGGCTTGGATACCGGGTTCATGGAGATGCAACCGTCGGTCGAACGCGGCGAGGACCTCCAGTCGGTCGTCCCGATGGTCCGCGCCCGGTGGCAGGCGAGTCGCATCGTCCCCGCCCACACCGCGGAGTTCGTCGTCGAACGGGGCCTCCGCGTCGTCAGCGAGGACGGAACCCCGACGCTCGTCGCGGACTGA
- a CDS encoding YihY/virulence factor BrkB family protein: MVSFGGAKRTGKHIASDFSNKNVTFMAAGIAYNAFVSLVPMLLLLLLVVSTFGGGLEARLVTLAEGSLPGPIADVVTSIFGGESAAGASAVGLVVLVWGTLKIFRGLDTAFSEIYETVGQNSLVDQVKDGLVVLLALVVAVVATAGASIVFAWLSDQIPYIGVLTPLVLVGGLLIAFLPMYVRFPDADLGWKDALPGAAFAAVGWAALQALFQVYLSFKGGGSEGFFGGVIVVVTWLYFSGMVLLLGAVINSVLAGESSGRAGGVGMGASGYETRREEELDADEFARYLSELREDVTGRYEEMRPMIGEDGDERRPRPRGEVTVIEQSKRDGDEEEWSVAFRWRSPADGSDRERTPAPADD; the protein is encoded by the coding sequence ATGGTCAGCTTCGGCGGCGCAAAACGGACGGGGAAACACATCGCGTCGGACTTCTCGAACAAGAACGTGACGTTCATGGCGGCGGGCATCGCCTACAACGCGTTCGTCTCGCTCGTCCCGATGCTGCTCCTCCTGCTTTTGGTCGTCTCGACGTTCGGCGGCGGCCTGGAGGCCCGACTCGTCACGCTCGCGGAGGGGTCCCTCCCGGGGCCTATCGCGGACGTCGTCACCAGCATATTCGGCGGTGAGAGCGCCGCCGGCGCGTCGGCGGTCGGACTCGTCGTGCTCGTGTGGGGGACGCTGAAGATATTCCGCGGCCTCGACACCGCCTTCTCGGAGATATACGAGACGGTGGGGCAGAACTCCCTCGTCGACCAAGTGAAAGACGGGCTGGTCGTCCTCCTCGCCCTCGTCGTCGCAGTCGTCGCGACGGCCGGAGCCAGCATCGTCTTCGCGTGGCTCTCGGACCAGATTCCGTACATCGGCGTCCTGACGCCGCTCGTCCTCGTCGGCGGACTGCTCATCGCCTTTCTCCCGATGTACGTCCGCTTTCCGGACGCGGACCTCGGGTGGAAGGACGCCCTCCCCGGCGCGGCGTTCGCGGCGGTCGGATGGGCGGCGTTGCAGGCGCTGTTTCAGGTGTACCTCTCCTTTAAGGGCGGCGGGTCGGAGGGCTTCTTCGGCGGCGTCATCGTCGTCGTGACGTGGCTGTACTTCTCCGGGATGGTCCTGCTCCTCGGCGCGGTGATAAACTCCGTCCTCGCGGGGGAGTCGTCGGGGCGCGCGGGCGGCGTCGGCATGGGCGCGTCCGGGTACGAGACGCGCCGCGAAGAGGAACTCGACGCCGACGAGTTCGCCCGGTACCTCTCCGAACTCCGGGAGGACGTCACCGGCCGCTACGAGGAGATGCGTCCGATGATCGGCGAAGACGGAGACGAGAGGCGCCCGCGCCCCCGCGGCGAGGTGACGGTGATAGAACAGTCGAAGCGCGACGGCGACGAGGAGGAGTGGTCCGTCGCGTTCCGTTGGCGGAGTCCGGCAGACGGGTCGGACCGGGAGCGAACGCCCGCGCCCGCCGACGACTGA
- a CDS encoding WD40/YVTN/BNR-like repeat-containing protein, producing MTLLLGTEDGVYRASDAHRDDANRVLDAGRVMRVRRFEWADGVFACSNTGLYHSTDGGETWSQQGVPETEVYSVLVGPDGERIYAGTHPAHLYVSEDGGDSWNELEGFQALPSREEWYTPRHRNEAHIRSLGAHPDVPDRVIAGVEVGGVHVSGDRGETWTERRDGVQDDVHHVLIRDSKEYIASCGDGLYRTTDAGRSWTRLDEELSHRYFREATIHDGRLYTAAARSPPGTWEGESGAAGGLFVSEDGGETFASVSYPGAPQEVIVAWTTADGRLIAGTNEGRVIGERGDEWETVGTVPAVIRSLCHL from the coding sequence ATGACTCTCTTACTCGGAACGGAGGATGGGGTCTATCGCGCATCGGACGCTCACCGTGACGATGCGAACCGGGTGCTAGATGCCGGTCGAGTGATGCGAGTTCGACGGTTCGAGTGGGCCGACGGCGTCTTCGCGTGCTCGAACACGGGGCTGTATCACTCGACGGACGGAGGCGAAACGTGGTCTCAACAGGGCGTACCGGAGACAGAGGTTTATTCGGTGCTCGTCGGTCCGGACGGCGAGCGTATCTACGCGGGAACGCACCCCGCCCACCTCTACGTCAGCGAGGACGGTGGTGATTCGTGGAACGAGCTCGAAGGGTTCCAAGCGTTGCCCTCGCGAGAGGAGTGGTACACCCCTCGGCACCGCAACGAGGCTCACATCCGCAGTCTCGGTGCCCACCCCGACGTGCCGGACCGGGTCATCGCGGGCGTCGAGGTCGGCGGCGTCCACGTCAGCGGAGACCGCGGTGAAACGTGGACCGAACGGCGTGACGGCGTTCAGGACGACGTTCACCACGTGTTGATCCGCGACTCCAAGGAGTACATCGCCTCGTGCGGTGACGGACTCTATCGGACGACGGACGCCGGTCGCTCTTGGACGCGGTTGGACGAAGAGCTCTCGCATCGGTACTTCCGCGAGGCGACGATTCACGACGGGCGACTCTACACCGCTGCGGCCCGGTCGCCGCCGGGAACGTGGGAGGGGGAGTCCGGCGCGGCCGGGGGGTTGTTCGTCTCCGAGGACGGCGGTGAGACGTTCGCGTCGGTGTCCTACCCGGGCGCGCCACAGGAGGTGATAGTCGCTTGGACGACCGCAGACGGTCGGCTCATCGCCGGGACGAACGAAGGACGGGTTATCGGAGAACGCGGCGACGAGTGGGAGACCGTCGGAACGGTGCCCGCGGTGATTCGGTCGCTCTGCCATCTGTGA
- a CDS encoding DUF5785 family protein, with the protein MDWPHDPDGEAGSEGMRKFGHAIIAKKIDEEEDFPLSRDEFVAEYGDDPIRIDYERVVPMREIFDHVEEEEFDDFVEFHQALGRAMRREGYWFYEGSEAFV; encoded by the coding sequence ATGGACTGGCCACACGACCCGGACGGCGAAGCGGGGTCAGAGGGAATGCGGAAGTTCGGCCACGCGATAATCGCGAAGAAGATAGACGAAGAGGAGGACTTCCCCCTCTCGCGTGACGAATTCGTCGCCGAGTACGGCGACGACCCGATTCGCATCGACTACGAACGAGTCGTCCCGATGCGCGAAATCTTCGACCACGTCGAGGAAGAGGAGTTCGACGACTTCGTGGAGTTCCATCAGGCCCTCGGCCGCGCGATGCGGCGCGAGGGGTACTGGTTCTACGAAGGGTCCGAGGCGTTCGTCTGA
- the udk gene encoding uridine kinase, protein MTIPSFVIGIAGGTGAGKTTVARLITENVGESVTRIPLDNYYEDQSHLDVHERESVNYDHPSAFEWDLLREQLSTLLEGRPIEMPQYDFEVHNRKDETVHVEPTDVVILEGILSLYDEEINEMLDLRLYVETDADVRILRRIQRDVIDRGRDLEGVIDQYLSTVKPMHEQFIEPSKKHADLIIPEGANSVAVNILEEKVQAEVGGDAPRNWERTSPETEIADRVSLDEE, encoded by the coding sequence ATGACCATCCCCTCGTTCGTCATCGGTATCGCCGGCGGGACCGGTGCGGGGAAGACGACGGTGGCGCGACTCATCACCGAGAACGTCGGTGAGTCGGTCACGCGGATACCGCTCGACAACTACTACGAGGACCAGAGCCACCTCGACGTGCACGAACGGGAGTCGGTCAACTACGACCACCCCTCGGCGTTCGAGTGGGACCTGCTCCGCGAGCAACTGTCGACGCTCCTCGAAGGCAGACCGATAGAGATGCCGCAGTACGACTTCGAGGTCCACAACCGGAAAGACGAGACGGTCCACGTCGAACCGACGGACGTCGTCATCCTCGAAGGCATCCTCTCGCTGTACGACGAGGAGATAAACGAGATGCTCGACCTGCGCCTCTACGTCGAGACGGACGCCGACGTCCGCATCCTCCGGCGCATCCAACGCGACGTCATCGACAGGGGCCGCGACTTGGAGGGCGTCATCGACCAGTACCTCTCGACGGTCAAACCGATGCACGAACAGTTCATCGAACCTTCGAAGAAACACGCCGACCTCATCATCCCCGAGGGGGCAAACAGCGTCGCGGTCAACATCTTAGAGGAGAAGGTGCAGGCCGAAGTCGGCGGCGACGCCCCCCGGAACTGGGAGCGCACGTCGCCGGAGACGGAAATCGCGGACCGAGTCTCCCTCGACGAAGAGTAA
- a CDS encoding ABC transporter substrate-binding protein — MARDIVRRDFLKRIGAAGAVGAAGLSGCIGSPGEGGTGTGTGGGGGGGDGPEGLVVIGYPESGIQLFRDYYSASDGEEKILVPDGLRDGAMPGQVGNDMENVTGTAPAAGGPNQEAFTSMFESEYSSSPGVFTAQSYDSVALLLLANAAAGENSGSALKEQMRRIANPGGMEVSPDNFVEGMEAAANGDDINYQGASSATNFDKNGDPASAAYSIWEFAPDEETTTEVETQNFKGENPEGAGPAADSAPGGSDRELSVGILLPETGDLASVGQPMIQAAQLPVKQVNDANPAGLTVNAQIEDTQTSPDAGVSAAQSLVSAGVPAVCGSASSGVNVPVSQQAFIPNEVVGCSPSSTALSVSNLEDNDYIFRTAPSDFLQGRVMAQVMSERLGASSVSTLFVNNDYGQQLSERFAEVFQDEFDGDVYHQVAFNKGESSYSSVIESALSPPDN, encoded by the coding sequence ATGGCACGTGATATCGTACGTCGGGACTTCCTGAAACGCATCGGCGCCGCGGGCGCCGTCGGAGCAGCGGGGCTATCGGGCTGTATCGGAAGCCCGGGAGAAGGGGGCACAGGCACTGGCACCGGCGGTGGCGGTGGCGGCGGAGACGGGCCGGAGGGACTCGTCGTCATCGGCTACCCCGAGAGCGGTATCCAGTTGTTCCGCGACTACTACAGCGCGAGCGACGGGGAGGAGAAGATTCTGGTCCCCGACGGCCTGCGCGACGGCGCGATGCCCGGACAGGTCGGAAACGACATGGAGAACGTCACCGGCACCGCACCCGCCGCGGGCGGTCCGAATCAGGAGGCGTTCACCTCGATGTTCGAATCGGAGTACAGCAGTTCGCCGGGCGTCTTCACCGCGCAGTCGTACGACTCGGTCGCGCTCCTGTTGCTGGCGAACGCCGCCGCGGGCGAGAACAGCGGGTCGGCGCTGAAAGAGCAGATGCGGCGCATCGCCAACCCCGGCGGGATGGAGGTCAGCCCGGACAACTTCGTCGAGGGGATGGAGGCGGCCGCGAACGGCGACGACATCAACTATCAGGGCGCGTCCTCGGCGACCAACTTCGACAAGAACGGCGACCCGGCCTCCGCGGCGTACTCCATCTGGGAGTTCGCGCCCGACGAGGAGACGACCACCGAGGTGGAGACGCAGAACTTCAAGGGGGAGAACCCCGAAGGTGCGGGCCCCGCCGCGGACAGCGCACCCGGCGGGTCGGACCGCGAACTCTCCGTCGGCATCCTCCTGCCGGAGACGGGTGACCTCGCGTCCGTCGGCCAGCCGATGATTCAGGCCGCGCAGTTGCCGGTCAAGCAGGTCAACGACGCGAACCCGGCGGGCCTCACCGTGAACGCCCAAATCGAGGACACCCAAACGTCGCCCGACGCCGGCGTCTCGGCGGCGCAGTCGCTCGTCAGCGCTGGCGTCCCCGCCGTCTGCGGGTCGGCGTCCTCCGGCGTGAACGTCCCCGTCTCCCAGCAGGCGTTCATCCCGAACGAAGTCGTCGGCTGTTCGCCGTCCTCGACGGCGCTGTCGGTGTCGAACCTCGAAGACAACGACTACATCTTCCGGACGGCGCCGTCCGACTTCCTGCAGGGCCGCGTCATGGCGCAGGTCATGTCCGAACGCCTCGGAGCGAGTTCCGTCTCGACGCTGTTCGTCAACAACGACTACGGCCAGCAACTGTCGGAGCGCTTCGCCGAAGTCTTCCAAGACGAGTTCGACGGCGACGTCTACCACCAAGTCGCGTTCAACAAGGGCGAGTCCTCCTACTCGTCGGTCATCGAGTCCGCCCTGTCGCCGCCGGACAACTGA
- a CDS encoding creatininase family protein — translation MSERTTVRLAERTWPEVESALESGTRTAVVAVGSVEQHGPHLPLLMDTLAGDELSRRIAEKLGDALAAPTIRPGCSGHHMEFPGTITVPPETLMDLVRSYCESLDEHGFEFVVLVPTHGGNFAPVNTVAPEVARDIDANVIALADLDENMRLMNEGLRSAGVEYEEPVIHAGAAETAIVLAVNEGLVDTDELAVGTEGEISVARLLSEGFKSITENGVLGDPREATVEAGEEILETIATAYADRIEAERDAA, via the coding sequence GTGAGCGAACGGACGACGGTACGACTGGCGGAACGAACGTGGCCGGAGGTCGAATCGGCGCTCGAATCCGGGACGCGAACGGCGGTCGTCGCCGTCGGGTCGGTCGAGCAACACGGTCCGCACCTCCCGCTTCTGATGGACACGCTCGCGGGCGACGAACTCTCCCGGCGCATCGCCGAGAAACTCGGGGACGCGCTGGCCGCGCCGACGATTCGACCGGGGTGCTCGGGTCACCACATGGAGTTCCCCGGGACCATCACGGTGCCGCCGGAGACGCTCATGGACCTCGTCCGGTCGTACTGCGAGTCGCTGGACGAACACGGCTTCGAGTTCGTCGTCCTCGTGCCGACCCACGGCGGCAACTTCGCGCCCGTCAACACGGTCGCTCCGGAGGTGGCCAGAGATATCGACGCGAACGTAATCGCCCTCGCCGACCTCGACGAGAACATGCGCCTGATGAACGAGGGACTGCGCTCGGCGGGCGTCGAGTACGAGGAGCCGGTGATTCACGCGGGGGCCGCGGAGACGGCAATCGTCCTCGCGGTGAACGAAGGACTCGTCGATACGGACGAACTCGCCGTCGGGACGGAGGGGGAGATATCCGTGGCGCGACTGCTCAGTGAGGGGTTCAAGTCCATCACGGAGAACGGCGTCCTCGGCGACCCGCGGGAGGCGACGGTCGAGGCGGGCGAGGAGATTCTGGAGACGATAGCGACGGCGTACGCCGATCGAATCGAGGCCGAACGCGACGCGGCGTGA